One genomic segment of Micromonospora sp. WMMC415 includes these proteins:
- a CDS encoding PadR family transcriptional regulator, with translation MARPRITSALLDVLGLLLEAWDQQTEVHGWQIMRSVRRSGPTVYAVLDQLEDAGWITGSWERRAADSPVRPRRRYYRLTPSGAEAARREVPAPVRTPPARPRPAPGFGRDAHPTPAG, from the coding sequence ATGGCCCGGCCCCGGATCACCAGCGCCCTGCTCGACGTGCTCGGGCTCCTGCTCGAGGCGTGGGATCAACAGACCGAGGTGCACGGCTGGCAGATCATGCGGTCGGTGCGGCGCTCGGGCCCGACCGTCTACGCGGTGCTCGACCAGCTGGAGGACGCCGGCTGGATCACCGGCTCGTGGGAGCGGCGGGCCGCCGACTCACCGGTCCGACCACGGCGGCGGTACTACCGCCTGACCCCGAGCGGCGCCGAGGCCGCCCGTCGCGAGGTCCCGGCGCCGGTCCGGACGCCGCCGGCGCGCCCCCGCCCGGCTCCCGGCTTCGGCCGCGACGCACACCCCACGCCGGCGGGCTGA
- a CDS encoding NAD(P)/FAD-dependent oxidoreductase encodes MSGTPRDRAVVLGASMAGLFAAKVLAEAYREVVLVDRDRLADGTAPRRGVPQGRHLHGLLARGQRAIEEIFPGFTAELTASGMRSGDLGTRIRWYFDGRRLAPAETGLLVVGGWRPGIEALVRRKVLGLSGVRLIDGTDVVAPVAATDGTRITGVRIHRRDAGTPEVLDADLVVDATGRGSRTPTWLAELGYPAVPEERVKIGLTYTSARFRFRDDPFHGDVSINPVATPAHPRGAFLATLGENRGLLSLTGVLGDEPPTDRDGFLAYAQSLPVPDVIDAVRDAEFLDEPVSFRFPASVRRRYERLPRVPDGLLVVGDALCTFNPVYGQGMTVAALEALLLRRHLAATAAPRPGRFFADVARLLDAPWEVAAGGDLAHPGAEGRRGLMVRIANSYLARVQAAATRDARVTEAFLRVAGLIDPPQAIMRPSVMWRVLRRGGRPAAPVRGAATAVRPTADDRG; translated from the coding sequence ATGAGCGGGACCCCGAGGGACCGGGCGGTCGTCCTGGGCGCAAGCATGGCCGGCCTGTTCGCCGCGAAGGTGCTCGCGGAGGCGTACCGGGAGGTGGTCCTGGTGGACCGGGACCGGTTGGCCGACGGGACGGCCCCGCGCCGCGGGGTCCCGCAGGGCCGGCACCTGCACGGGCTGCTCGCCCGCGGGCAGCGGGCCATCGAGGAGATCTTCCCGGGCTTCACCGCCGAACTGACCGCCTCGGGCATGCGCTCCGGTGACCTGGGCACCCGGATCCGCTGGTACTTCGACGGCCGCCGCCTGGCGCCGGCGGAGACCGGCCTGCTGGTGGTCGGGGGCTGGCGGCCGGGGATCGAGGCCCTGGTGCGGCGTAAGGTCCTCGGCCTGTCCGGGGTACGGCTGATCGACGGCACCGACGTCGTCGCGCCGGTCGCCGCCACGGACGGCACCCGGATCACCGGCGTCCGGATCCACCGCCGGGACGCGGGCACCCCGGAGGTGCTCGACGCCGACCTGGTGGTGGACGCGACGGGCCGCGGCTCGCGGACCCCGACCTGGCTGGCCGAGCTGGGGTACCCGGCGGTTCCGGAGGAGCGGGTCAAGATCGGGCTGACGTACACGAGCGCCCGGTTCCGGTTCCGCGACGACCCGTTCCACGGCGACGTCTCGATCAACCCGGTCGCCACGCCGGCCCACCCGCGCGGGGCGTTCCTGGCCACGCTCGGCGAGAACCGGGGGCTGCTCTCGCTGACCGGCGTCCTCGGCGACGAGCCGCCGACCGACCGGGACGGCTTCCTCGCGTACGCGCAGTCGCTGCCGGTGCCCGACGTCATCGACGCGGTACGGGACGCCGAGTTCCTCGACGAGCCGGTCTCCTTCCGGTTTCCGGCGAGCGTCCGCCGGCGGTACGAGCGGCTGCCCCGCGTACCCGACGGGCTGCTCGTGGTCGGCGACGCGCTGTGCACCTTCAACCCCGTCTACGGCCAGGGCATGACGGTCGCCGCGCTGGAGGCGCTGCTGCTGCGCCGGCACCTGGCCGCCACGGCGGCACCGCGTCCGGGCCGGTTCTTCGCCGACGTCGCCCGGCTCCTGGACGCGCCGTGGGAGGTCGCGGCGGGCGGCGACCTCGCCCACCCCGGTGCCGAGGGCCGGCGTGGCCTGATGGTGCGGATCGCCAACAGTTACCTGGCGCGGGTGCAGGCCGCGGCCACCAGGGACGCGCGGGTCACCGAGGCGTTCCTGCGGGTGGCCGGCCTCATCGACCCGCCCCAGGCGATCATGCGGCCGTCGGTGATGTGGCGGGTCCTGCGCCGGGGCGGCCGGCCGGCGGCGCCGGTCCGCGGCGCCGCGACCGCCGTCCGCCCGACTGCCGACGACCGCGGATGA
- a CDS encoding acyltransferase, with the protein MTAVREDRTDRRARIFFPELEGLRGIAAVLVMLTHVALTTGVIASDMYGAPGNPVAGPVLNTMDVSVPIFFVLSGLVLYRPLALATLTDRPATPLRPYLWRRALRIVPAYWVLTVVALVVLNADAVDGPRDVLFPLLVLQVYDPATMPTGMEQTWSLATEVAFYLTLPLVAWALRRWARRVTDPAARVRRIVLPLGGVVLVGAAFAAYHHLPSMGAFPAQHLWPTEYVGYLAAGMVLATLSAVAEVAPERQPAVYRFLGRFPGVAWLGALAAYALACSPVSGPNEMNYPPLGAAMVDHTLYLAIAVLAVAPLALPTGRPRYMRAVLSNPVVAFLGRISYGVFLWHVFHLWLFFGLTGTPLGTGNFWLVTATILGASVVTATASWFLVERPAMRLRPRLGRAPVDPGAEAPRTVPEQPAVSDALPGWATGTATPVAPVAPVTSAN; encoded by the coding sequence ATGACGGCGGTACGCGAGGACCGAACAGACAGACGCGCGAGGATCTTCTTCCCGGAGCTGGAGGGACTACGCGGGATCGCCGCCGTGCTGGTCATGCTGACCCACGTCGCGCTCACCACCGGCGTGATCGCCTCCGACATGTACGGCGCGCCCGGCAACCCGGTCGCCGGGCCGGTGCTGAACACGATGGACGTCAGCGTGCCGATCTTCTTCGTCCTGTCCGGGCTGGTGCTCTACCGCCCGCTCGCCCTGGCCACGCTCACCGATCGGCCGGCGACGCCGCTGCGGCCGTACCTCTGGCGGCGGGCGCTGCGGATCGTGCCCGCGTACTGGGTGCTGACGGTCGTCGCGCTGGTGGTGCTGAACGCCGACGCCGTGGACGGGCCACGGGACGTCCTGTTCCCCCTGCTGGTGCTCCAGGTCTACGACCCGGCGACGATGCCGACGGGCATGGAGCAGACGTGGAGCCTCGCCACCGAGGTCGCGTTCTACCTCACGCTTCCGCTGGTGGCGTGGGCGCTGCGCCGGTGGGCGCGTCGGGTCACCGACCCGGCCGCGCGGGTACGGCGGATCGTCCTGCCGCTGGGCGGCGTCGTGCTCGTCGGCGCCGCCTTCGCCGCCTACCACCACCTGCCGTCCATGGGCGCCTTCCCGGCCCAGCATTTGTGGCCCACCGAGTACGTGGGCTACCTGGCGGCCGGCATGGTCCTGGCGACCCTGTCGGCGGTCGCCGAGGTGGCACCCGAGCGGCAGCCGGCGGTGTACCGGTTCCTCGGCCGCTTCCCCGGCGTGGCGTGGCTCGGTGCGCTGGCCGCGTACGCGCTGGCCTGCTCGCCGGTCAGCGGCCCGAACGAGATGAACTACCCGCCGCTCGGCGCGGCCATGGTCGACCACACCCTCTACCTGGCGATCGCGGTGCTGGCGGTGGCACCGCTGGCCCTGCCGACCGGGCGTCCCCGGTACATGCGCGCCGTGCTGTCGAACCCGGTGGTGGCCTTCCTCGGCCGGATCTCCTACGGGGTCTTCCTCTGGCACGTCTTCCACCTGTGGCTCTTCTTCGGCCTCACCGGCACGCCGCTGGGGACGGGCAACTTCTGGCTGGTGACGGCGACGATCCTCGGCGCCAGCGTGGTGACGGCGACGGCGAGCTGGTTCCTCGTCGAGCGGCCGGCCATGCGGCTGCGGCCCCGGCTGGGCCGCGCCCCGGTCGATCCCGGCGCGGAAGCGCCGCGGACGGTGCCGGAGCAGCCGGCCGTCTCTGACGCGCTGCCCGGTTGGGCCACCGGGACGGCCACGCCGGTCGCGCCGGTCGCGCCGGTCACGTCGGCGAACTGA
- a CDS encoding cell wall metabolism sensor histidine kinase WalK — protein sequence MRRLGLRARVTAGFAVGAALLAASMALISYDLTRRSLLDERERTAVRAAYFDAAVVRTGLDTERPDVAEVLRSLDTGSARRPLLHLDGSWYARTAETAATGVPEALHERVRAGRPAVQRVRLAGQPTLLVGVPLSERATYYELTSLRELEETFQVLALALTAVAIMVAGSGAAFGWYATRHSLRPLTAVADAAEKIAAGDFTTRLAPATDPDLTRLSTSFNDMVDQLARRIERDRRFAADVSHELRSPLQTLSAAASVLTRRRDHHDERTATAAGLVADEIDRFQQLVNDLIELARADQPAQREHVDVAALAREVCRTRTLPEDLVRVEPDTPADWRVDRRRTEQLLVNLLDNADRYGGGPVAVRLSVDAGTGVIEVDDAGAGVPEEDRDGIFDRFVRGRAAHARAGTDGTGLGLAIVAQHAAAHGGRATVGDRPGGGARFRVELPGSVG from the coding sequence ATGAGACGGCTCGGGCTCCGCGCGCGGGTGACCGCCGGGTTCGCCGTCGGCGCCGCGCTGCTGGCCGCGTCGATGGCGTTGATCTCGTACGACCTGACCCGGCGGTCCCTGCTGGACGAGCGGGAACGCACCGCGGTGCGGGCGGCGTACTTCGACGCGGCGGTGGTGCGTACCGGGCTGGACACCGAGCGACCCGACGTCGCCGAGGTGCTGCGGTCACTGGACACCGGCAGCGCCCGACGCCCGCTGCTGCACCTGGACGGCTCCTGGTATGCGCGGACCGCGGAAACCGCCGCCACCGGCGTCCCCGAGGCGCTGCACGAGCGGGTGCGCGCCGGCCGGCCCGCGGTGCAGCGGGTCCGGCTGGCCGGGCAGCCCACCCTGCTGGTCGGTGTGCCGCTGTCCGAGCGGGCGACCTACTACGAGCTGACCTCGCTGCGCGAGCTGGAGGAGACCTTCCAGGTGCTCGCCCTGGCGCTGACCGCCGTGGCGATCATGGTGGCCGGGTCCGGCGCGGCCTTCGGCTGGTACGCGACGCGGCACAGCCTGCGCCCGTTGACGGCGGTCGCGGACGCCGCCGAGAAGATCGCCGCCGGGGACTTCACCACCCGCCTGGCCCCGGCCACCGACCCCGACCTGACCCGGCTGTCGACCTCGTTCAACGACATGGTCGACCAACTGGCCCGGCGGATCGAGCGGGACCGCCGCTTCGCCGCCGACGTGAGCCACGAGCTGCGCTCGCCGCTGCAGACCCTCTCCGCCGCGGCGAGCGTCCTCACCAGGCGCCGCGATCACCACGACGAACGGACGGCCACCGCGGCGGGGCTGGTGGCCGACGAGATCGACCGCTTCCAGCAACTCGTCAACGACCTCATCGAGCTCGCCCGCGCCGACCAGCCCGCACAGCGGGAACACGTGGACGTGGCGGCGCTCGCCCGCGAGGTGTGCCGCACCCGGACGCTCCCCGAGGACCTGGTGCGGGTCGAGCCGGACACGCCGGCCGACTGGCGGGTCGACCGGCGGCGTACCGAGCAGCTGCTGGTGAACCTGCTCGACAACGCGGACCGGTACGGCGGCGGTCCGGTCGCGGTGCGCCTGTCGGTCGACGCCGGCACCGGCGTGATCGAGGTGGACGACGCGGGCGCGGGCGTACCGGAGGAGGACCGCGACGGCATCTTCGACCGCTTCGTCCGCGGTCGCGCCGCCCACGCCCGCGCCGGGACCGACGGCACCGGCCTCGGCCTGGCCATCGTCGCGCAGCACGCCGCCGCGCACGGCGGGCGCGCGACGGTGGGGGACCGGCCCGGCGGTGGCGCCCGCTTCCGGGTGGAGCTGCCCGGGAGCGTCGGGTGA
- a CDS encoding GerMN domain-containing protein, whose translation MTARAAAAVLLALLLAGCGVPTDDGPRAVEVPPGPFPTPGTATSTVPAGQVDEVLCFLRDDRLVPVVRRIDTPPRLDEQLQHLLAGPNQAERDNGLTTALPGGVTVAGVRLAGARAEVEVPEAGDEIGRSDEILAFGQIVCTLTARAEVDSVSFLRDGQPLGVPRADGSLSLAPLTAADYAELTRPG comes from the coding sequence GTGACCGCGCGCGCGGCGGCGGCCGTCCTGCTCGCCCTGCTCCTCGCCGGCTGCGGCGTCCCCACCGACGACGGGCCACGCGCCGTGGAGGTGCCGCCCGGTCCGTTCCCCACACCGGGCACGGCCACCTCGACCGTGCCGGCCGGTCAGGTGGACGAGGTGCTGTGCTTCCTCCGGGACGACCGCCTCGTGCCCGTGGTCCGGCGGATCGACACGCCGCCGAGGTTGGACGAGCAACTCCAGCACCTGCTCGCCGGCCCGAACCAGGCCGAGCGCGACAACGGCCTGACCACCGCGCTGCCCGGCGGGGTCACCGTGGCGGGTGTGCGGCTCGCCGGCGCCCGGGCCGAGGTCGAGGTGCCCGAGGCGGGCGACGAGATCGGTCGCAGCGACGAGATCCTCGCCTTCGGACAGATCGTGTGCACCCTGACCGCCCGCGCGGAGGTCGACTCGGTGTCGTTCCTGCGCGACGGGCAGCCGCTCGGGGTGCCCCGCGCCGACGGGTCGCTGTCGCTGGCGCCCCTCACCGCCGCCGACTACGCCGAGCTGACCCGCCCCGGCTGA
- a CDS encoding response regulator transcription factor, protein MTAVLVIEDDDRIRLALLLALEEEGYAARGAATAEEGLRLQRSEPADYVLVDLMLPGIDGFECIRQLRRDDDVPIVVVSARDDTHDIVAALEAGADDYVVKPVAIKELSARLRALRRRARALTGPVPVQVIGDLEISPDAGEVRRAGQPVPLTRTEFRLLCELAEHAGRVLSRQQLLQRVWGYDTGDERLVDVHVGRLRQKIEAEPGNPRHLVTLRGLGYKLQR, encoded by the coding sequence ATGACGGCCGTACTGGTGATCGAGGACGACGACCGCATCCGGCTGGCGCTGCTGCTCGCGCTGGAGGAGGAGGGGTACGCCGCGCGCGGCGCGGCGACCGCCGAGGAGGGGCTGCGCCTCCAGCGTTCGGAGCCCGCGGACTACGTGCTGGTCGACCTGATGCTGCCGGGCATCGACGGGTTCGAGTGCATCCGGCAGCTGCGGCGGGACGACGACGTCCCGATCGTGGTGGTCAGCGCCCGGGACGACACCCACGACATCGTCGCCGCGCTGGAGGCCGGCGCCGACGACTACGTGGTCAAGCCGGTCGCGATCAAGGAGCTGTCGGCCCGGCTGCGGGCGCTGCGCCGCCGGGCTCGCGCCCTGACCGGACCGGTGCCGGTGCAGGTCATCGGTGACCTGGAGATCAGCCCCGACGCGGGGGAGGTACGCCGGGCGGGGCAGCCGGTGCCGCTGACCCGGACCGAGTTCCGGCTGCTCTGCGAGCTCGCCGAGCACGCCGGCCGGGTGCTGTCCCGGCAGCAGCTGCTCCAGCGGGTCTGGGGGTACGACACCGGCGACGAGCGCCTCGTCGACGTGCACGTCGGGCGGCTGCGGCAGAAGATCGAGGCGGAACCGGGCAACCCGCGGCACCTGGTCACCCTGCGCGGGCTCGGCTACAAGCTGCAGCGATGA
- a CDS encoding BON domain-containing protein yields the protein MVMPWPLPENDPFHPAWDPPQPDDEDTRLAALAAQRLSIDWSTRRQQITVTVQNRVVILAGTVADVQARKTAGELVWDVPGVADVCNTLRVVERRRR from the coding sequence ATGGTCATGCCCTGGCCCCTGCCCGAGAACGACCCGTTCCACCCGGCGTGGGACCCGCCGCAGCCGGACGACGAGGACACGCGACTGGCGGCGCTGGCCGCGCAGCGGCTCAGCATCGACTGGTCGACCCGCCGTCAGCAGATCACGGTGACGGTGCAGAACCGGGTGGTGATCCTCGCCGGCACGGTCGCCGATGTGCAGGCCCGCAAGACCGCCGGGGAACTCGTCTGGGACGTGCCCGGCGTCGCCGACGTCTGCAACACTCTCCGGGTGGTGGAGCGGCGCCGCCGTTGA
- a CDS encoding STAS domain-containing protein translates to MTVVPDEHVMTLICDGCGDTAASTAVVLPDAEVVWTLVSEHGWTGSPFATGPHRCPRCTPLPTPGSAAAGPHPLGIDDLDEVDDPVPAAAEAETDALRAALAAAEEHAGRVTVDLSTVEHIDSAGLGLLVRARQEARQRGMELCLHAPSRFVLTVLHTMRLQAAFPVVPPRSGSATEPEVLV, encoded by the coding sequence ATGACCGTCGTGCCGGACGAGCACGTGATGACCCTGATCTGCGACGGCTGCGGCGACACGGCCGCGAGCACCGCCGTCGTCCTGCCCGACGCCGAGGTCGTCTGGACCCTGGTGTCCGAGCACGGGTGGACCGGATCCCCGTTCGCGACCGGCCCGCACCGCTGCCCACGCTGCACTCCCCTCCCCACCCCCGGTTCGGCGGCGGCCGGCCCGCACCCCCTCGGGATCGACGACCTCGACGAGGTCGACGATCCGGTGCCGGCCGCCGCCGAGGCGGAGACCGACGCGCTGCGCGCGGCACTGGCCGCGGCGGAGGAACACGCCGGCCGGGTGACGGTCGACCTCTCCACCGTCGAGCACATCGACTCGGCCGGCCTCGGGCTGCTGGTCCGCGCCCGGCAGGAGGCCCGCCAGCGGGGCATGGAGCTGTGCCTGCACGCCCCCTCCCGGTTCGTGCTGACCGTGCTGCACACGATGCGTCTGCAGGCCGCGTTTCCGGTGGTTCCGCCCCGGTCCGGCAGCGCCACCGAGCCCGAGGTGCTTGTCTGA